In the genome of Palaemon carinicauda isolate YSFRI2023 chromosome 13, ASM3689809v2, whole genome shotgun sequence, one region contains:
- the LOC137651556 gene encoding uncharacterized protein — MSVRLSDRKAGFDKKIKHAAPLQRKRTLRSYYFEGNVENPEICIESLNFHCPDDRDGCSSLHAEKRWQWQILHNNEWYNLLQRQSDLLERSFQIVDKEQVVIPALDPSNSGQHGKELMDLLGEYNWRADFQQMVITQVNGEAIFHLRRLSMPSSGKLKNKYSSDFKWFRHENESWVVWPGCRHSLR, encoded by the exons ATGTCCGTCCGGTTGTCTGACAGGAAAGCGGGATTCGACAAAAAG ATTAAACATGCGGCACCATTACAAAGGAAACGTACTTTGAGGTCTTACTACTTTGAAGGAAATGTAGAAAATCCTGAGATCTGTATAGAATCTCTAAACTTCCACTGCCCCGATGACAGGGATGGTTGCAGCAGCCTTCATGCTGAGAAAAGGTGGCAGTGGCAAATTCTTCATAATAATGAATGGTACAACCTTTTACAGAGACAGTCTGACCTTTTAGAAAGGTCTTTCCAGATTGTGGATAAAGAACAAGTTGTAATACCAGCATTAGATCCTTCAAATTCAGGACAGCATGGTAAAGAACTGATGGATCTCCTTGGAGAATATAACTGGAGGGCTGACTTCCAACAAATGGTAATAACACAGGTTAATGGTGAAGCCATTTTTCATTTGCGTAGGCTCTCTATGCCTTCTTCTGGAAAATTAAAAAACAAGTATTCCAGTGATTTCAAGTGGTTTAGGCATGAAAATGAAAGCTGGGTAGTTTGGCCAGGGTGTAGACATTCACTCAGATAG